A stretch of Desulfovibrio desulfuricans DSM 642 DNA encodes these proteins:
- a CDS encoding methylated-DNA--[protein]-cysteine S-methyltransferase has translation MNNRQKTEPPHAAHALTREVPLIGTVRIVERGGSVIRLDLGSTAPFEPLKDTTEQETSLLNEAFKQLGEYLTGKRRDFDLPLAPEGTDFQRGVWRTLQTIPYGQTRSYRQVAEAANCPKGYRAVGLANNRNPIAIFIPCHRVIGADGKMVGYGGGLPIKEALLHLEGYL, from the coding sequence ATGAACAACAGACAAAAAACGGAACCTCCCCATGCAGCGCATGCGCTGACGCGCGAAGTGCCGCTGATCGGCACCGTGCGTATCGTGGAGCGCGGGGGGAGCGTAATTCGGCTCGACCTTGGCTCCACGGCACCCTTTGAACCATTGAAAGATACTACGGAACAGGAAACGTCCTTGCTGAACGAAGCCTTCAAGCAACTGGGCGAATATCTGACCGGGAAGCGCCGCGATTTTGATTTGCCCCTTGCCCCGGAGGGCACGGACTTTCAGCGCGGCGTGTGGCGTACCCTGCAAACGATACCCTACGGGCAGACCCGCAGCTACAGGCAGGTAGCCGAAGCCGCCAATTGTCCCAAGGGATACCGGGCGGTGGGCCTTGCCAACAATCGCAACCCCATTGCCATATTCATTCCCTGCCACCGCGTTATCGGCGCGGACGGCAAAATGGTTGGCTACGGCGGCGGATTGCCGATCAAGGAAGCCCTGTTGCATCTGGAGGGTTACCTGTAG
- a CDS encoding MFS transporter, with product MDKKKILLVSLGHLSCDINGGALPAILPFLRSAFDLSYQATGGLMFAYSCLSSMIQPLFGLLSDRFSKPWFIPVGVLLAGCGLAAIGWMSGYWGIFAAIGLSGIGAALFHPEGARFANAVSGQNKGTGMSLFSIGGNGGFVLGPLLATACLGAFGLTGTTVFAVLAVITASILVWSIARMGATKKVGTAAGGKAGPAFAAEGETPGENNWREFSKLTVSIVTRSITFVGFNTFIPLYWVSAFGQSTATGAVALTFFSVCGVISNVFGGMLSDRFGYRAVIRAVFALLPPVVAAFSLSNNLYAAWALLPLLGFVLYAPFSAQVVLGQQYLAKNIGFASGITLGLATSLGGVVAPLLGWIADNYGMPATFQSLAALSIVGAIFAYSLKPVSVKKEKKA from the coding sequence ATGGACAAAAAGAAAATACTCCTCGTGTCGTTAGGGCATTTGTCGTGCGATATTAATGGCGGTGCCTTGCCCGCCATACTGCCTTTTTTGCGGTCGGCCTTTGATTTGAGTTATCAGGCCACGGGCGGGCTGATGTTTGCCTACTCCTGCCTGTCGTCCATGATCCAGCCGCTGTTCGGCCTGCTTTCAGACAGGTTTTCCAAACCCTGGTTTATCCCAGTGGGCGTGCTGCTGGCGGGCTGCGGCCTCGCGGCCATTGGCTGGATGTCCGGCTACTGGGGGATATTTGCGGCTATCGGCCTGAGCGGCATTGGCGCGGCCCTGTTTCACCCGGAAGGGGCGCGTTTTGCCAATGCGGTTTCTGGGCAGAACAAGGGCACGGGCATGAGCCTGTTTTCCATTGGCGGCAATGGGGGCTTTGTGCTGGGGCCGCTGCTGGCCACGGCCTGCCTTGGGGCTTTTGGCCTGACAGGGACGACAGTTTTTGCCGTGCTGGCTGTGATAACCGCGAGCATTCTGGTGTGGTCCATCGCCCGCATGGGCGCTACCAAGAAGGTGGGCACAGCGGCAGGCGGCAAGGCCGGGCCAGCTTTTGCGGCGGAGGGGGAAACCCCCGGCGAGAACAACTGGCGCGAATTTTCAAAGCTGACGGTCTCCATCGTTACCCGTTCCATCACCTTTGTGGGCTTTAACACCTTTATTCCGCTCTACTGGGTCAGCGCCTTCGGGCAGTCCACGGCAACGGGCGCGGTGGCCCTGACCTTTTTCAGCGTATGCGGTGTTATCAGCAATGTTTTCGGCGGGATGCTTTCTGACCGATTTGGCTACCGCGCCGTCATCCGCGCGGTGTTCGCCCTGTTGCCGCCTGTGGTGGCGGCATTCAGCCTGAGCAACAACCTGTACGCGGCCTGGGCTTTGCTGCCCCTGCTGGGTTTTGTGCTGTACGCGCCATTCAGCGCGCAGGTGGTGCTGGGCCAACAGTATCTTGCCAAGAACATCGGTTTTGCCTCGGGCATTACCCTTGGACTGGCAACCAGCCTTGGCGGCGTGGTGGCCCCGCTGCTCGGCTGGATTGCAGACAACTACGGCATGCCAGCCACCTTTCAGTCGCTGGCGGCGCTTTCCATTGTGGGCGCGATTTTTGCCTATTCCCTCAAACCCGTATCCGTGAAGAAGGAAAAGAAGGCATGA
- a CDS encoding GNAT family N-acetyltransferase: MKTTTFPAPAGHAAPRPAVTTVRAASTKDYSTCADIWLAASLAGHDFVPAAFWRGQRAVMAEHYLPSSQVLLLTADGEPAAFAATLPDGNCTYLAGLFVLPRWWGKGLGRQLLELVQEQVMAELPDQKNASLRCTVYDKNSRALAFYARMGFIPAGRSICPHTNEPQIDMLWTAAHTVHDKAAATCRP, encoded by the coding sequence ATGAAAACAACAACTTTTCCCGCCCCCGCAGGGCATGCCGCACCACGCCCGGCTGTAACAACAGTCAGGGCGGCATCTACCAAGGATTATTCGACCTGCGCCGACATCTGGCTGGCGGCCTCTCTGGCAGGACATGACTTTGTGCCTGCCGCGTTCTGGCGCGGGCAGCGGGCAGTTATGGCGGAGCACTACCTGCCTTCATCGCAGGTCTTATTGCTGACCGCCGATGGGGAGCCCGCCGCATTTGCCGCAACCCTGCCGGACGGCAACTGCACGTATCTGGCGGGATTGTTCGTGCTGCCCCGCTGGTGGGGCAAGGGTCTTGGGCGGCAACTTCTGGAACTGGTGCAGGAACAGGTGATGGCTGAACTCCCCGATCAAAAGAACGCCAGCCTCCGCTGCACCGTATACGATAAAAACAGCCGCGCCCTGGCATTCTATGCCCGCATGGGTTTTATCCCCGCCGGGCGCAGCATCTGCCCGCATACCAACGAACCGCAGATAGATATGCTCTGGACTGCGGCGCACACTGTTCACGACAAAGCGGCTGCAACCTGCCGTCCATAG